A part of Heliangelus exortis chromosome 3, bHelExo1.hap1, whole genome shotgun sequence genomic DNA contains:
- the TMEM151B gene encoding transmembrane protein 151B: MSPPASAAAASEGGSSTPVPPEEEAEGAREEQRPVKQSLSKSLCRESHWKCLLLSLLMYGCMGAMTWCHVTKVTRLTFDSAYKGKSMMYHDSPCSNGYVYIPLAFLVMLYVVYLVECWHCYTRNELQYKVDVESVHERVQRMQQATPCIWWKAISYHYVRRTRQVTRYRNGDAYTTTQVYHERVNTHVAEAEFDYSNCGVKDISKDLIDLESYPATRLRFTKCFSFANVESENSYLTQRARFFTENEGLDDYMEAREGMHLKNVDFKEYMVAFSDPDNLPWYVSHYVFWVAALLTLSWPLRVLNEYRTSYVHYHVEKLFGFDYVAVTPAEERSFCRRMPRVNTVDSTELEWHIRSNQQLVPSYSEAVLMDLVGLSGCTSYSACRYGGYRQNCERCHRTISSSSIFSRSALSICNGSPRIPFSSSRFSLGRLYGSRRSCLWQSRSGSLNEQSCPTEQTRLSSQVTVEEEDPPPYQDALYFPVLIVHRNEGCLNHDHRHLHRNGSCVETSL, translated from the exons ATGTCCCCCCCGGCCTCGGCGGCCGCCGCCAGcgaaggaggcagcagcacgCCGGTGCCTccggaggaggaggcggaggggGCCCGAGAAGAG CAGCGGCCAGTGAAGCAGTCTCTCAGCAAGTCCCTGTGCCGAGAGTCCCACTGGAAATGTCTGCTGCTGTCCCTCCTCATGTATGGCTGCATGGGAGCCATGACCTGGTGCCACGTCACCAAGGTCACCCGGTTGACCTTTGACAGCGCTTACAAGGGCAAATCCATGATGTACCACGACAGCCCCTGCTCCAACGGCTACGTCTACATCCCCTTGGCGTTCCTGGTGATGCTCTACGTGGTGTACCTGGTGGAGTGCTGGCACTGCTACACCCGCAACGAGCTGCAGTACAAAGTGGACGTGGAGAGCGTGCATGAGCGTGTGCAGCGGATGCAGCAGGCCACCCCCTGCATCTGGTGGAAGGCCATCAGCTACCACTACGTCCGCAGGACCCGGCAGGTTACCCGCTACCGCAACGGGGATGCCTACACCACCACTCAAGTGTATCATGAGCGGGTCAACACCCATGTGGCAGAGGCTGAGTTTGATTATTCCAATTGTGGAGTTAAGGACATCTCCAAGGACCTCATTGACTTGGAGAGCTACCCAGCCACAAGGCTCCGCTTCACCAAGTGTTTCAGCTTTGCCAATGTGGAGTCAGAGAACTCCTACCTGACCCAGCGGGCCCGCTTCTTCACAGAGAATGAGGGCCTAGATGACTACATGGaggccagggaggggatgcaCCTCAAAAATGTGGACTTCAAGGAATACATGGTGGCCTTTTCTGACCCAGACAACCTGCCTTGGTACGTGTCCCACTATGTCTTCTGGGTGGCGGCTCTGCTGACCTTGTCCTGGCCCCTGCGGGTGCTAAATGAGTACCGCACCTCCTACGTCCATTACCATGTGGAGAAACTCTTTGGGTTTGACTATGTGGCGGTGACACCTGCTGAGGAGCGCTCATTCTGCCGGAGGATGCCCCGTGTCAACACGGTGGACAGCACCGAGTTGGAGTGGCACATCCGATCCAACCAGCAGCTAGTGCCCAGCTACTCGGAAGCAGTCCTGATGGACTTGGTGGGGCTCTCGGGCTGCACCAGCTACTCCGCTTGCCGGTACGGGGGCTACCGGCAGAACTGCGAGCGGTGCCACAGGACTATAAGCAGCTCCTCCATCTTCTCCCGCAGTGCCCTGAGCATCTGCAATGGCAGCCCCAGGATCCCCTTCAGTAGCAGCCGCTTCTCCCTGGGCCGCCTGTATGGCTCGCGACGCAGCTGCCTCTGGCAGAGCCGGAGCGGGAGCCTGAACGAGCAGAGTTGTCCCACCGAGCAGACCCGCCTCTCCAGCCAGGTGACTGTGGAGGAGGAAGACCCCCCTCCTTACCAGGACGCCCTCTACTTCCCCGTCCTCATTGTGCACCGCAATGAAGGCTGCCTGAACCACGACCACCGTCACCTCCACCGCAATGGGTCCTGTGTGGAGACCTCACTGTGA